The Hypanus sabinus isolate sHypSab1 chromosome X1, sHypSab1.hap1, whole genome shotgun sequence genome window below encodes:
- the cnp gene encoding 2',3'-cyclic-nucleotide 3'-phosphodiesterase isoform X1, whose protein sequence is MQRGIFSTIRNLFRMGIKGSKSKPIRYTNFPFLEDRNTIEAIKAVHSLFILRGLPGSGKSTIAKQITEKYSEISAIASADDFKIIPQVDDSEADSSRYNKLDQKIQQWFVEDKKVIVVDDTHHDLKRLDYLFNLAKDKDYIVFIVNCKMEESNNLQLMVQNSHSGVSIEMMERLEPILKKNVIPYYFGWFLVQEDGEKMRKNALRFLDQLSKNETFLNEFVKHVEWDSSEDFNLQEYFQKKPSMLHCTTKFCNYGKVPNCESYAENKVVERSLSKSFVLKVLALFVTPRTVGARVLMDEHQIQLWPIEEEHEDAGSSGDEKSLPRGSRSHITLACAPNVPAVQTGIDLISILKTEEEKPKHEFHITLEEGELLCLGKGVWIVNLLKPIEVNTIFSGFYAKKESTNE, encoded by the exons ATCAGAAACTTATTCAGAATGGGCATAAAAGGATCCAAGAGTAAGCCTATACGGTACACCAATTTCCCTTTCCTTGAAGACAGAAATACCATAGAAGCAATCAAAGCAGTTCACTCCCTCTTCATTCTGCGTGGCCTTCCAGGCAGCGGGAAGTCTACCATTGCCAAACAAATCACAGAAAAATATTCGGAGATCTCTGCTATCGCTTCTGCTGATGACTTCAAGATCATTCCCCAGGTGGATGACTCTGAGGCAGACAGTAGTAGGTACAACAAGTTGGACCAGAAAATCCAGCAGTGGTTTGTAGAAGATAAAAAGGTTATTGTGGTTGATGACACCCATCATGATTTGAAACGTCTGGACTATCTCTTTAATCTTGCCAAAGACAAGGACTACATTGTCTTCATTGTTAACTGTAAAATGGAGGAGAGCAACAACCTCCAGCTTATGGTCCAAAACAGCCACAGCGGAGTCTCTATAGAGATGATGGAACGGCTGGAGCCAATTTTGAAGAAGAATGTAATCCCATACTACTTTGGTTGGTTCTTGGTGCAAGAGGATGGGGAGAAGATGCGCAAAAATGCACTGCGATTCCTGGATCAGCTCAGCAAAAATGAGACGTTTCTGAACGAGTTTGTAAAAC ATGTGGAATGGGACTCCAGCGAGGATTTCAACCTGCAGGAGTATTTCCAGAAGAAGCCCAGTATGTTGCATTGTACCACAAAGTTCTGCAACTATGGAAAGGTTCCAAATTGTGAATCTTACGCTGAGAACAAG GTTGTTGAACGATCCCTTTCAAAATCCTTTGTCCTGAAGGTTTTGGCATTGTTTGTCACACCCAGAACAGTGGGAGCCCGTGTTTTGATGGATGAGCACCAGATACAGCTCTGGCCTATAGAAGAAGAGCACGAGGATGCAGGTAGTTCTGGAGATGAGAAGTCACTGCCACGTGGcagcagatcccacatcaccttGGCATGTGCTCCTAACGTGCCGGCAGTTCAGACCGGAATCGATCTGATCAGTATTTTAAAGACCGAGGAAGAAAAACCCAAGCATGAATTTCATATCACGTTGGAAGAAGGTGAACTTTTGTGCTTGGGTAAAGGGGTGTGGATCGTCAACCTGCTCAAACCAATTGAAGTTAACACCATTTTCTCTGGGTTTTATGCAAAAAAGGAATCCACCAATGAATGA
- the cnp gene encoding 2',3'-cyclic-nucleotide 3'-phosphodiesterase isoform X2, producing MGIKGSKSKPIRYTNFPFLEDRNTIEAIKAVHSLFILRGLPGSGKSTIAKQITEKYSEISAIASADDFKIIPQVDDSEADSSRYNKLDQKIQQWFVEDKKVIVVDDTHHDLKRLDYLFNLAKDKDYIVFIVNCKMEESNNLQLMVQNSHSGVSIEMMERLEPILKKNVIPYYFGWFLVQEDGEKMRKNALRFLDQLSKNETFLNEFVKHVEWDSSEDFNLQEYFQKKPSMLHCTTKFCNYGKVPNCESYAENKVVERSLSKSFVLKVLALFVTPRTVGARVLMDEHQIQLWPIEEEHEDAGSSGDEKSLPRGSRSHITLACAPNVPAVQTGIDLISILKTEEEKPKHEFHITLEEGELLCLGKGVWIVNLLKPIEVNTIFSGFYAKKESTNE from the exons ATGGGCATAAAAGGATCCAAGAGTAAGCCTATACGGTACACCAATTTCCCTTTCCTTGAAGACAGAAATACCATAGAAGCAATCAAAGCAGTTCACTCCCTCTTCATTCTGCGTGGCCTTCCAGGCAGCGGGAAGTCTACCATTGCCAAACAAATCACAGAAAAATATTCGGAGATCTCTGCTATCGCTTCTGCTGATGACTTCAAGATCATTCCCCAGGTGGATGACTCTGAGGCAGACAGTAGTAGGTACAACAAGTTGGACCAGAAAATCCAGCAGTGGTTTGTAGAAGATAAAAAGGTTATTGTGGTTGATGACACCCATCATGATTTGAAACGTCTGGACTATCTCTTTAATCTTGCCAAAGACAAGGACTACATTGTCTTCATTGTTAACTGTAAAATGGAGGAGAGCAACAACCTCCAGCTTATGGTCCAAAACAGCCACAGCGGAGTCTCTATAGAGATGATGGAACGGCTGGAGCCAATTTTGAAGAAGAATGTAATCCCATACTACTTTGGTTGGTTCTTGGTGCAAGAGGATGGGGAGAAGATGCGCAAAAATGCACTGCGATTCCTGGATCAGCTCAGCAAAAATGAGACGTTTCTGAACGAGTTTGTAAAAC ATGTGGAATGGGACTCCAGCGAGGATTTCAACCTGCAGGAGTATTTCCAGAAGAAGCCCAGTATGTTGCATTGTACCACAAAGTTCTGCAACTATGGAAAGGTTCCAAATTGTGAATCTTACGCTGAGAACAAG GTTGTTGAACGATCCCTTTCAAAATCCTTTGTCCTGAAGGTTTTGGCATTGTTTGTCACACCCAGAACAGTGGGAGCCCGTGTTTTGATGGATGAGCACCAGATACAGCTCTGGCCTATAGAAGAAGAGCACGAGGATGCAGGTAGTTCTGGAGATGAGAAGTCACTGCCACGTGGcagcagatcccacatcaccttGGCATGTGCTCCTAACGTGCCGGCAGTTCAGACCGGAATCGATCTGATCAGTATTTTAAAGACCGAGGAAGAAAAACCCAAGCATGAATTTCATATCACGTTGGAAGAAGGTGAACTTTTGTGCTTGGGTAAAGGGGTGTGGATCGTCAACCTGCTCAAACCAATTGAAGTTAACACCATTTTCTCTGGGTTTTATGCAAAAAAGGAATCCACCAATGAATGA